The sequence below is a genomic window from Fusibacter sp. A1.
GTTAAAAGACAGATAGGTGCCGATAATGAAAAATCCTCCGACAATCATCACCGCGCTAAACTCATACACATCACCTAAGAGTTCTGCAGGCGTTCCCAACAACCTAATCACAAAAGGCAGTAAGGCAAACGAGACAACAGCCAAAAGAAGATAGAGTATCACACCAGCCAAATAGGTCGTCGTAGCCGCTTTGGCGCACTTAAGGTCCTCTCCTATTCCAATGTACTTAGAACACAAGGCGACACCGCCGATACCAAGCATATTCGCTACAGTGGCAAACAGGTAGTAAACAGGCACAGTTAAGCCTATCACCGCCAATGCCGAAGTGCCGATAAAGTTGCCCGCGAACAACCCGTTCGCCATTTGCCCCACCACACCCATCATCAGTGCCGACATCGAACTGTAAAGTGTCTTCTTATATAACTGACGTGATACTGCTCCATGATCCTTTAGCATCGCTCACTTATCCCCTAATCTTTTTACCTTATTGTCAGAATATCGGCAAAGCCTGTAATGTCGAAAACCTCTTGTATGCTCGTGTTCACATTGACGATGACCATCTCACCCTGTCTGTTCATTTGCTTTTGAGCCGCCAGAATGATTCGAAGTCCTGCCGATGACAGATATTCCAGTTTACCAAAATTCAGTTCAAGCTGCTTAATGTCGTCAGTGATCGCATTCACCTCTGTTTCAAATACCGGTGCGGTAGTCGTATCCAACCGCCCTTCAAGGGCGAGTATTAATTTTGTACCATCTGTTTCTCTTGTGATGTTCATCTAGATCCCTCCATAACACTCATAACCTTTTGTCAACTTTACACATGACTGTAGCTAACGGTAATCGCAGCCTTATAACTGCTGTCATACTCACTGATTCTGGTGCTGAACTCATGTCTCATCTCATCAATCCCGATGTTCAGGTCCCTAGGTACCGTGGCCGTGAAAAACAGATAGGTCACGGCATTCGACGGCATGATCTTCAAATCGCTCAGCGACACCTTGTACTTCAGCTTCTCGCAAATCTCTAGAAGATGCTTCTCGATTTCCATAGTCAGCTTGTCCTCTTTTGCCACAAGATCAAAATGAATATTGATCTGAATTCCGTCGAACAGAAAGTCCTGCTCGATATCACCGATGATCTGGTGTATTTCGACTGCAGAAAGCTCCTCCGAAAACTCGGCGTGCAGGGACACGTAGCAATGATTGTTGCCATAATTGTGTACAATTTCATTATGGGTGCCGATAACATAGGGATAACTGAGCACCCTTTTTCTTATTTCTTCAGTAAATGCAAGATCCGGTACGAGCCCCAACAGTGGATTGGCGGTTTCTTTAAAAGATGTCACAGCAGAATACAGCACCGTGATCGACATCAACAAACCCACATAGCCGTCAAGGTCCACGCTGAATATCGCAAAGACCACCAAGGATCCCAGAATAACAAGTGAGGCCAATCCGTCCACTATGTTTTTTGTCGCTGCCGCACCTATCGAAGAAGACCTTATTTTCTTACTGACTGTCTTATTGACGCTAAAGACCGTAAGATTGACGACTACAGAAACCGCCATGATGATATAAGCGGCTGTAGAGACCTCTGGCGGCTCCGGGGCAACAATCTTCTCAATAGAGGATTGCAACAACTCGATTCCGAGAAGAAGGATAATCATCGATACGATTATCCCCGAAATATACTCGATTCGAGCATATCCGAAAGGGTGTTTCACATCCGGTTTTTTACCTGCCAACTTAAAACTTATCATCATCATCGCAGCCAGTCCAATATCCGAAAAATCAGCAAATGCAGATGAACTGATGGCAATCGAACCAACGGAGCTACCAATCAGGTATTTCACAACGCCCATCGATCCCATAACGACCATAAAGAAGATATTAGCCATTCTCGCATAACTTTCCCTGACTTTCGGGTTTTCCACCAACTGATAGTTTTTAATAAACAGCTTTGCCAATAAATTTGCAATCATATTCATTCCACCTTTGTTGAACCGGGTTTCATTGTTCCTTAATCAGTTCGATAATTTTTTTAGCGAAGAAATTGCAGTGCCCGCCGGTACGCGCAGTCACAAGATCAGCATCAACTACCACGTCCTTATCAACATAGATAATACCCATGTTTCTCGCATCTCCAAGCAAGTTATTGTGAACAACCGCTCTCCTTCCCTCAACAAGTTCGGGGGTTGCCGACATTAACCACATGCCATGACATATGATGCCCTTAATCAGGTTTTTGTTGGCAAAAGCCTTTTTCATAAATTCACTCACAGGCGGTAGTTGACTTACATCTTCTGTATACCTCAATCTGTCAGAAACCATTCCCGCTGGAACGATAATTGCAGCATATTGAGCGAGGTCCGCCTCGCTCAAATCTTCAAAACTCTCTTCGCATATAAACGGAGCTCTAAACTCGTGCCCCAAAAACGTCAGTCTGTCCTGGTTCCATAATCGAGATAGAAAATGAAGTTGTATGCCTTCTTCAGCAAATCGAAGCTGATAATAAAAGATCTCGTTCTCATAAAAATCCGCCTCAATGAGTATGGCGATTTTCTTTACCTCTGGCTTCATCGATTCATTTCTCCTTTTGTCGGGTCATATCGTCGTTTTTCCCTCATAGTCGTCCAGCACTGTCAAATAATCATACAGCCCTGTGAGTTGCAAGGTTTCGGTGACAAAGGGTTTAGGGGCGATTAGACAGACTTCGGCGTCCTGACTGATTTTTTGCTTTGCAAATAGAATCACGCGAATACCCGCACTACTCATGTATTCAGTTTCACCTGCGAATAGCAATATCTTCTTAATGTCCTGTTTCGTATACACCCTTAGTTCATCCATGTACACAGGTGCCAGCGCTGCATCAAGTCTTACTTCCAGCTTTACTTCAAGGTTTCCGTCAGAATTCTTATTAACATATTTAGCCATTTGGTTCCTCCAAATTTCATTTCATTACCGTCGAATCAGTACGATCATCGACCGACCGCCCACAACGATATTGTTTTGTGCATCAATAAGCGGTTCGTCTCCTTTGGCATAAACGTCCTGCCCTGGCGGCATCGAAGTATTTACAGCCAAGTGCCATGCCTTGCCATCGTCAAAACCGGGTGGTTCAAAATACAAAGTGTCCCAATGCGAGTTAATCGCAAAATAGATGTCCTCATTTTTGGCTACATCGTCTTTGGCATAATCACCCGAATACATGAGTGCTATCGCACGTCCGCCGTAATCAGGTTCCCAAGGTTTAACTCCATGGATGGATACATCCGGTTTTCCAAAGCCTTGATAATCCGTAGCCGCTACATGACGATTGCCCCGTAGTACAGGGTGCGCGTTCCTAAATGCGATAATGCCTTTTGCAAAATCGAGTATCTCCTTGTTCTGCTCAGTCAACTTCCAATCAAGCCACGAAATCTCGTTGTCTTGGCAATACGCGTTATTATTGCCAAACTGCGTGTTGCCAAACTCATCGCCTGCAAGAAACATAGGAACCCCTCTGCTGAGCATCAGTACCGTTAGGGCATTCTTCACCTGCATTTTACGAAGTTGGTTGACAGCGGGATCGCTGCTTTCGCCTTCCCATCCGCAGTTCCAACTGCAATTGTCGTCGCTTCCGTCTCGGTTGTCCTCACCGTTGGCCTCGTTGTGCTTGTCGTTATACGACACAAGGTCCATCAGGGTAAAACCGTCATGACAGTTGATGAAGTTGATAGACGAATTGGTTCCCATCCCTTGGTGCGAATAAAGGTCTGACGATCCCAAGATTCTTGTCACCGCTTCATGAAGAGTGTTCTCATCACCCTTTAACAGTTTTCGGATGGCATTTCGATACTTTCCGTTCCACTCCGAAAAATGCCCCCACGAAGGAAAATTCCCCACTTGGTAAAGGCCCCCCGCATCCCAAGCTTCTGCAATAAGCTTGCAGCGGCTCAAGACCGGGTCGTAGGCTAAAATCTCAAGTAAAGGCGGATTGTGCATGGGCGACCCGTCTTGGTTTCGTCCCATGATGGCGGCAAGGTCAAACCTAAACCCATCGATATGGTACTCGCTCGCCCAGTAGCGCAGGCAATCGAGAATCATGTTTCTAACAATAGGATGGTTGCAGTTGACCGTATTGCCGCAGCCGCTGAAGTTGTAATAGTAGCCTTCCTCTGTGAGCATATAGTAGATTTTGTTGTCAATCCCCCTAAAGGAGATGGACGGTCCGTTCTCATTGCCCTCGGCAGTGTGATTGAAGACCACATCCAGGATGACCTCGATGCCGTTCTTATGAAGATGCTTGATCAGATTCTTCAACTCGTCGACCTGCATGTCGTTTTTTCCGCCCGCGGCAAGCCCCGCTTTTGGCGCGAAAAAGGCGATCGAGCTGTAGCCCCAGTAGTTGAGCATTCTCTCACCGGTAATCGGTGAAGGTTTAGAGTTTTCAAACTCATCAAATTCATAAATCGGCATAAGCTCGACGCAGTTCACTCCAAGCTCCTTCAAATACGGAATCTTATCCCTAAAACCCGCAAACGTGCCTGGATATTTCACCTTTGACGATTCATGTTTTGTAAATCCGCGGACATTGCATTCATAAATCACAAGGTCTTCCATCGGTATTTCAAGGGGTTTGTCACCCTGCCAGTCAAAGTCATCCGCGATGATCTTCGACCGATGGGGCATGATATCCCCCCAATCGGGCTCTGTTCCCCATACGCTTCTTCCACCCACCGCTTTTGTATAGGGGTCGAGCAGAATATTTTCTTTATTGTACAAGTGACCACGCTTAAAGTCATATTCACCATCAAAGCGATAGCCATATTCAATGTTTTCAAAAGCCAGTCCAAAAACAACCATCGAATACACGTCGCCTAACCTGAAATCTTCAGGATAGGGTATCTCCACCATCGGTTGCTTCTCGCCTTTATCAAAGAGTACAAGGGTGCACGACTTTGCGTTTCGTGAGTAAACAGAAAAATTGATACCCCCACTCACAAGCGTCGCGCCAAAAGGCAATACCCTTCCAGGACCAATCGCATAGCCCTGGTATTCCACAGTCGGATTAATATCGATTCTATTCAAAATCTCACCTATCCTTAATTAGATACCTACTAGCTCAATGGTTGCTAAATCCTTGGAGCGATTCGTACTTTGATTTGTTTTCTTTCCGTTAGCTTAGGCAGCCTTACATGAAGCTTTTGCGCATCAAAATCTGCGTATTCCTCGCCGTCTATCCATACGTTTTCAATATAGATCGATCCCTTAGGCAGCAAATCAGGCGCCACACGAAGGATACCGTCTGTGAAACCGTCCACCTCAGGCTTAAAGTACAGGTCAAGCGGCTTTTTAGTATGCAGCAGATTGATATACACAGCCGAAAGGTAGCATAACTCGATCGAATGATAACAAGCCATCGAGTGGCTTCCCTTAAGCCTTTCGTTACCAAGCAGATACGGAATGCCGTTGTTGAGCACATTAAAATAGATACCGCCATCGTCATGGTCCAAAAAATACGCGTTATAAAATGCAGCGGACTCCCTCGCATACTTCAAGTATTCCTCACCACCTATCACACCGTAGAGTATCTGATAGGCAAGAATACCCTGTTCCTGTTGCCACCACGCCTTTCGGTCATGCCATGCAAAGGGGTGCACATCTCTCTCGTCAGGCACCGTTCTTGCTACCACGTCATACCATCCAAAACGCTGCTTGTCCATGCCGACCTTCGGCATCACCGCACCAATTTTTTTAGCAAAGTCCACGTACTTGTCCTTGGCATACAGACTGTTGATACGCATCAAATTCCATGCGATCTTCAGATTATGTCCGATCACGCCGTTGTCCTGCTGCCATTTCCACGATTTATCATGGGACCAGTCGTCATTGAACTTTTCCTGCACAAAAGGACTGTTCTCGTAATCCTGAAAATGATCGGTGATGCAGTCCGCAGTCCCCTCTAGGAACTTACCGTACTTTTCGTTTTCAGTAGCCAGCCAAAGATTGATCAGGTAAGCAGGCGCATGGTCTCCAACCGAGTTCCAGTTCTTCTTAGACCTGTTATCCCCAAGACTCTCGTCATGAGGGCTGAACATGATCGGATCAACATGGCTGTAGTAACCGCCTTTTTCATTGTCCACAAAGAACTTGTCGAACAGGTCAGTGGTCATTTTGATATCGTTAAAAATCTTATTGGACCCTGTGATGCGGTAGGTCTGGGTAAGGCCCGCAAGCGCATAAATCTGCTCATACGCCGGGATCGCCTCATAGTCGTCACCAAATTCAGATGCAAAGACCTTAAATTCAGATCCATCCGCCTTAACATCAATCCCATGACACCAGTAGGCCACATTGTAGTCCGTATCGATCAGTCTCATATGGTCGCGAAGGTACTCGCTACCCTTTTCAGCCGCCTCAAGAAAAACATCTTCTCCAGTCAACATATAAGCGCTCGCCAGACCGTACACCATACGCGAGATAGTATCCGTCTCCTGCCTGTGTTCGGGCTTCTTTTCGCCGTTGATATGTAATCTGGTACGATAGTTCTGATAATCTATTTCTTGACCCTTGCCAAACTCGGCATTCACATAAAATTCGCCGATGCTCCTCGCTTGTTTGATCCACCAGTCCGGCTCCTCAAAGCGATAGGTCTCCTTTTCACTTGAGCAGAAGTCAATCACCTTCGCTTCAAAAGCGTTCTTCTCTTTTTGAGGATAATAAATTCCATATACAAAAACCATCTTGCCGTCCTGGCAAAGAAGATCGTACATGCCGTCACCAGGATACTCATAACCTTCGTTAAGATTACCGGTGATCCGGGCATAGGTATTTGCGGTCAGTGAAACATCAAATAATCTTCCATCAGTTGTTGTCACGCTAAAGGTCTTTGCCGTCTCGTTGTAGTTTGATAAATAACCTGCTATCAAATCTGAAAATTCAAACTGAGTATTCATATCATCACCCTATCCATTCGTTGTCCTATCGAGCTATTCTACAATCAACTATTCCCACGCTCCACGAACCTGCATGATGGCAATCGCCCAGTTTTCGCAGTGATAAAGCTCTACTAGCTTTCCGTTTTCATCAACCCTGTTCATATCCAGCGCCATGATATGAAACGGCTTTCCAGTTACAGGCTCACCCAAAAACTGGTCCCCGGCAGGTGTACCGGTCAGTTCCGAACGTACGATGATCCACTCGCCGTTTACAAAGACGTCTAGGTTCTTGACATTGATATCAGGAATCATCTTAAAGAAGTTTCCCAGATATTCTTTGGTCTGGTCCTTGGTTCTAAACGCATTCGGTCCGTTGCCGTCCCTTGAAACCCAATCGTCGTGCAGACTGTCAAACCCCTTTTCCCAGTCGCGTTTATCCGATCTGAACAGATCATAAAAAGGAGTGATGATCTCCAGTGCCCTATCCTTTGTGATTTCAACCATAACTATACCTTCCTTTCAAATTTCAGCTGTCGCGCTTATCACTTGCCAGACAGCACTTGCATTAACATTTGGAAAACCACTATCCGTTCTAGCAGAGTCAGCCAGCTGATATTGGGTTTGTCCCGTATGGTCCGCAATATCAAGCCGCGCACCTTGACCAATCATCCATTCGATCTGCCTGATATGTCCATCAAGTTGAGAAAGCGGCGAAGTAAGCGCTCGGTGTATCGCATCGTGCATGGCTGTAAGACCATTCACAGCAGGACTGATATTCAGTTCTACAGCAAAGTCCTCTGCAGTCATATGTTTCCTAAGCAGTTTCAGGAGCTCAAAGTTGTTCAGCACCGACGCGCGAATGACAGCTCCCACCGCCATAGGGTGTTTCTCACGTACTTTAGGGTCGGCACCCGCCTCTAGCAGTTTGGTCGCCAACCTGTATCGCCTGTTGGCCCTTTTCTCATCATTTGCATCCACGCCAGTCAGTGTGAAGACAAGTGGCGTCATCTGGAGCGGTCCGCCGAGTCGGTCGATATCAAAGTGCGGCATGGCTAGAATTTGGTCGATGCGCCTAATAAACACTTCTGTATCCGCTGATTCAAGACACGTTTCTATCGTATCGATGAGTTCATCGGTCAGGGCCTGAGGTGATGCGATGCGTAAAAGTAATCTATTATAGTACTCCTGTTTTTGTAGTAGGTAGCCGTCGCTATTTGCAGGGTAATAACTTAGAAGCAGTGCTTTCATCGCCTCGTTGTGCCATAAATCCTGCATGTCCAGCGCAGAATAGCCTCGTACATTAGTCGAGCATAACATCTGTTTTTGGGTCGCCCCATCTGCACTGTCCAGTAAGTACCTCACAAGTTCCAGATGTTTTTCTTTACCGTAGAACGCCGCCTGTAGCAATACGGTATGACCGTTGACACCGCTGATTTCGTGTAAATGGCTGGCATCCGCATTCAGCAGCAGTCTGACAGTCTGTACATCGCCGTTTTGTCCCGCCATATAGATAGGTAAGGCGTCCGCCTGTATGAACCTAAGCGTCGGATCTGCAACTGGTACGTTTTTCATCGTATGATTCAGTAAAAGATCGACAACCTGTGCTTGACCACGGGCGGCGGCTGCAAGCAGCACCGTCCACCCCTCACTGTCGTAAAGATCGGGATCCCCGCCATGTTCAAGCCATCGCCTGAGCCCATCTACATCACCAATTCGGCTCATGCTGACAGCATAGCCCTGCAAGTCCCTTAACCAGCCCCTCATGCTAAGGTTCATGTAGGTCGCACCTGCCGATGTCTTTCCACCTGTCACATCCGAATATCCAAAGCGCGTCTTAAGGCTATCAAGATACTTCTGCAACCTAATACCATCCGGAGTAGCCTGTTTTAAAACCAAAAGACGCATCACACAGTAAGTCGCGAACAGTGTCGAGGTTTCAGATTCTCCAAAACCGCCATCCGCATTTTGCTTAGAAAGCAAAAAACTGATAATCCTATCACTCTCAGGTATAGTTTCATGAGCCCTCAAAAGAGCCGATGCCGCAATCGCAGTATCTGCGACCCTTCCTTCAATAAGACTCGCACTCAGCATTTTTTCAAAAAACAAAACAAATGCTTGCGGAACAGCACCAGCGACTTCACATTCCTCATATGCCGCGATAGCCATAAAAAAGTCAAACTGGGTCACAGCCGCCTGACTGATGTAATCAAGCGCTTTAGGAAGATACTGTGCAAGTAGCTCCGTTTCACCTATGTTTTTTAAAAGGATCAGACCGTTCGTGGTATCATACGGCGACTCCGCCTCCAGTGGACTAATCGAAAACCCACCCGACTGCTTGTGGCAGGCCTTCACAAAGTCAACCACATGGGGCACCGATCCCTTGCCGTCAAATCGGTCTAGTTCGCCGAGCGCCTTTACAACGCTTAGGGTAGACCTAAGGCTGTTTTCGCCGCCCATCGTCTCTGAATATCCTCCAGACTCGCACCTGAGTCCCTTTAAAAAGGTATCAATCGTATCGACTTCAATACTCACCGTCACCACCCGTACTTTCTTACACCTTTTTCAAGCACATCAACAAGCAGCCTTCCGCATTCATCCGAAGACTCGACAGAGCGGCTCGTAATAAACGGATAGTCTACAATCACAGATGTAGCTCTTCCAATATTGCTGTGGAACCTTCCATGCACCCCTACCGTATCACGCAGAATATATTCAAGCGGAAAAGGAGGAGAATCAAAATTGAAATAGTCGCCATTGGCAAAAATTGCCCAATTAGCTGTATAATCATATTCCATTGTATGGCCGGTCACATGTCTGCCCACCAAGATGCTTTTTCGGCTATCCAGCTCACGTGCAAAAGCCAGACAAGTCACGGTATAGCACTCTGCCGCAATCGGCTTATCCCGATAGTAGAACCCAAGAATCACATCATGCAG
It includes:
- the glgX gene encoding glycogen debranching protein GlgX, translating into MNRIDINPTVEYQGYAIGPGRVLPFGATLVSGGINFSVYSRNAKSCTLVLFDKGEKQPMVEIPYPEDFRLGDVYSMVVFGLAFENIEYGYRFDGEYDFKRGHLYNKENILLDPYTKAVGGRSVWGTEPDWGDIMPHRSKIIADDFDWQGDKPLEIPMEDLVIYECNVRGFTKHESSKVKYPGTFAGFRDKIPYLKELGVNCVELMPIYEFDEFENSKPSPITGERMLNYWGYSSIAFFAPKAGLAAGGKNDMQVDELKNLIKHLHKNGIEVILDVVFNHTAEGNENGPSISFRGIDNKIYYMLTEEGYYYNFSGCGNTVNCNHPIVRNMILDCLRYWASEYHIDGFRFDLAAIMGRNQDGSPMHNPPLLEILAYDPVLSRCKLIAEAWDAGGLYQVGNFPSWGHFSEWNGKYRNAIRKLLKGDENTLHEAVTRILGSSDLYSHQGMGTNSSINFINCHDGFTLMDLVSYNDKHNEANGEDNRDGSDDNCSWNCGWEGESSDPAVNQLRKMQVKNALTVLMLSRGVPMFLAGDEFGNTQFGNNNAYCQDNEISWLDWKLTEQNKEILDFAKGIIAFRNAHPVLRGNRHVAATDYQGFGKPDVSIHGVKPWEPDYGGRAIALMYSGDYAKDDVAKNEDIYFAINSHWDTLYFEPPGFDDGKAWHLAVNTSMPPGQDVYAKGDEPLIDAQNNIVVGGRSMIVLIRR
- a CDS encoding DJ-1/PfpI family protein gives rise to the protein MKPEVKKIAILIEADFYENEIFYYQLRFAEEGIQLHFLSRLWNQDRLTFLGHEFRAPFICEESFEDLSEADLAQYAAIIVPAGMVSDRLRYTEDVSQLPPVSEFMKKAFANKNLIKGIICHGMWLMSATPELVEGRRAVVHNNLLGDARNMGIIYVDKDVVVDADLVTARTGGHCNFFAKKIIELIKEQ
- a CDS encoding cation diffusion facilitator family transporter, whose amino-acid sequence is MIANLLAKLFIKNYQLVENPKVRESYARMANIFFMVVMGSMGVVKYLIGSSVGSIAISSSAFADFSDIGLAAMMMISFKLAGKKPDVKHPFGYARIEYISGIIVSMIILLLGIELLQSSIEKIVAPEPPEVSTAAYIIMAVSVVVNLTVFSVNKTVSKKIRSSSIGAAATKNIVDGLASLVILGSLVVFAIFSVDLDGYVGLLMSITVLYSAVTSFKETANPLLGLVPDLAFTEEIRKRVLSYPYVIGTHNEIVHNYGNNHCYVSLHAEFSEELSAVEIHQIIGDIEQDFLFDGIQINIHFDLVAKEDKLTMEIEKHLLEICEKLKYKVSLSDLKIMPSNAVTYLFFTATVPRDLNIGIDEMRHEFSTRISEYDSSYKAAITVSYSHV
- a CDS encoding ankyrin repeat domain-containing protein, with the translated sequence MSIEVDTIDTFLKGLRCESGGYSETMGGENSLRSTLSVVKALGELDRFDGKGSVPHVVDFVKACHKQSGGFSISPLEAESPYDTTNGLILLKNIGETELLAQYLPKALDYISQAAVTQFDFFMAIAAYEECEVAGAVPQAFVLFFEKMLSASLIEGRVADTAIAASALLRAHETIPESDRIISFLLSKQNADGGFGESETSTLFATYCVMRLLVLKQATPDGIRLQKYLDSLKTRFGYSDVTGGKTSAGATYMNLSMRGWLRDLQGYAVSMSRIGDVDGLRRWLEHGGDPDLYDSEGWTVLLAAAARGQAQVVDLLLNHTMKNVPVADPTLRFIQADALPIYMAGQNGDVQTVRLLLNADASHLHEISGVNGHTVLLQAAFYGKEKHLELVRYLLDSADGATQKQMLCSTNVRGYSALDMQDLWHNEAMKALLLSYYPANSDGYLLQKQEYYNRLLLRIASPQALTDELIDTIETCLESADTEVFIRRIDQILAMPHFDIDRLGGPLQMTPLVFTLTGVDANDEKRANRRYRLATKLLEAGADPKVREKHPMAVGAVIRASVLNNFELLKLLRKHMTAEDFAVELNISPAVNGLTAMHDAIHRALTSPLSQLDGHIRQIEWMIGQGARLDIADHTGQTQYQLADSARTDSGFPNVNASAVWQVISATAEI
- a CDS encoding AGE family epimerase/isomerase, with product MNTQFEFSDLIAGYLSNYNETAKTFSVTTTDGRLFDVSLTANTYARITGNLNEGYEYPGDGMYDLLCQDGKMVFVYGIYYPQKEKNAFEAKVIDFCSSEKETYRFEEPDWWIKQARSIGEFYVNAEFGKGQEIDYQNYRTRLHINGEKKPEHRQETDTISRMVYGLASAYMLTGEDVFLEAAEKGSEYLRDHMRLIDTDYNVAYWCHGIDVKADGSEFKVFASEFGDDYEAIPAYEQIYALAGLTQTYRITGSNKIFNDIKMTTDLFDKFFVDNEKGGYYSHVDPIMFSPHDESLGDNRSKKNWNSVGDHAPAYLINLWLATENEKYGKFLEGTADCITDHFQDYENSPFVQEKFNDDWSHDKSWKWQQDNGVIGHNLKIAWNLMRINSLYAKDKYVDFAKKIGAVMPKVGMDKQRFGWYDVVARTVPDERDVHPFAWHDRKAWWQQEQGILAYQILYGVIGGEEYLKYARESAAFYNAYFLDHDDGGIYFNVLNNGIPYLLGNERLKGSHSMACYHSIELCYLSAVYINLLHTKKPLDLYFKPEVDGFTDGILRVAPDLLPKGSIYIENVWIDGEEYADFDAQKLHVRLPKLTERKQIKVRIAPRI
- a CDS encoding STAS domain-containing protein, encoding MNITRETDGTKLILALEGRLDTTTAPVFETEVNAITDDIKQLELNFGKLEYLSSAGLRIILAAQKQMNRQGEMVIVNVNTSIQEVFDITGFADILTIR
- a CDS encoding STAS domain-containing protein; this encodes MAKYVNKNSDGNLEVKLEVRLDAALAPVYMDELRVYTKQDIKKILLFAGETEYMSSAGIRVILFAKQKISQDAEVCLIAPKPFVTETLQLTGLYDYLTVLDDYEGKTTI
- a CDS encoding ester cyclase, which encodes MVEITKDRALEIITPFYDLFRSDKRDWEKGFDSLHDDWVSRDGNGPNAFRTKDQTKEYLGNFFKMIPDINVKNLDVFVNGEWIIVRSELTGTPAGDQFLGEPVTGKPFHIMALDMNRVDENGKLVELYHCENWAIAIMQVRGAWE